A genomic stretch from Antarcticibacterium flavum includes:
- a CDS encoding type III polyketide synthase yields the protein MSVRISHVEKELPRYSRETKDILPLVDQWLEGQEERFRRKVLKIFEGAGVDKRYSIMAPEEVFTATSFEDKNNIYVREVKELGKNVLQKSLRNAGWDKDSLDYIITVSCTGIMIPSLDAYLINELSLKQDIIRLPVTEMGCAAGISGMIYASNFLKANPGKRAAVIAVESPTATFQLNDYSMANMVSAAIFGDGAACVLLTSREEDEGPQIVAEEMYHFFDATHMMGFSLTNNGLQMILDESVPATISQHFPNIIHPFLEKNGTSIEEVDHLIFHPGGKKIVQTVSDLFGTLGKNIDDTREVLRLYGNMSSVTVLYVLQRFLSQDIPQGEQGLMLSFGPGFSAQRILIKW from the coding sequence ATGAGTGTAAGAATAAGTCACGTAGAAAAAGAATTACCCCGCTACTCCAGGGAAACTAAGGATATCCTGCCTCTTGTAGACCAATGGCTGGAAGGGCAGGAGGAGCGCTTTCGCAGGAAGGTTCTGAAGATCTTTGAAGGTGCCGGGGTAGATAAACGTTATTCAATAATGGCTCCTGAAGAGGTTTTCACCGCTACCTCTTTTGAGGATAAGAATAATATATATGTACGTGAGGTGAAGGAGCTTGGTAAGAATGTGTTGCAGAAGAGTTTACGAAATGCCGGCTGGGATAAGGATTCCCTTGACTATATTATCACTGTAAGCTGCACCGGGATAATGATCCCTTCCCTGGATGCTTACCTCATTAACGAATTATCTTTAAAACAGGATATAATTCGCCTGCCGGTGACAGAAATGGGTTGTGCCGCGGGTATTTCAGGAATGATCTATGCCAGTAACTTTTTAAAAGCCAATCCCGGGAAGCGTGCAGCAGTAATAGCAGTAGAAAGTCCAACCGCAACTTTCCAGCTCAATGATTACAGCATGGCCAATATGGTAAGCGCTGCCATTTTTGGCGATGGTGCTGCCTGCGTCCTCCTGACTTCAAGAGAGGAGGATGAGGGACCACAAATAGTAGCAGAGGAGATGTATCACTTTTTTGATGCCACACATATGATGGGCTTTAGCCTCACCAATAACGGTCTTCAAATGATACTTGACGAAAGTGTTCCGGCTACCATCTCACAGCATTTCCCCAATATCATTCATCCATTCCTGGAGAAAAACGGCACCTCTATAGAAGAAGTGGATCACCTGATTTTCCATCCCGGTGGAAAAAAAATTGTTCAAACAGTTTCTGATCTTTTTGGTACCTTAGGGAAGAATATTGATGATACCCGGGAAGTTTTAAGGTTATATGGCAATATGAGCAGTGTAACCGTACTTTATGTACTGCAGCGTTTTCTAAGCCAGGATATCCCGCAAGGGGAGCAGGGGCTTATGTTAAGCTTTGGACCGGGATTTTCAGCTCAAAGAATTTTAATAAAATGGTAG